A segment of the Pseudanabaena sp. BC1403 genome:
TGGCGCGAAGTTAGAAAGCTCAAATAACTTGGTCAGCTTTGAGATTGCTCAAAACAAACTGGAATCAGCCGCGAAACTAAACAAAGAAACCCTTGATCTGGCTATTCAAAATGATCAAGGACTGAATACGGCGATCGCCTTGAATAACAAAGGCTTAATTGCAGGCCGCTATGGCGATCATATGGCGGCGATCAAGCTTTATTACGCATCGATCAAAAAATATCCACTCCGTGAGGCGATCGGTGAAGGCTATGTCCATGTTAATAGCGGTGACAGTTTGATGGCGTTGGATGACTACAAAGCCGCGATCAAAGACTATGGCATGGCTCTGACGATCGCAAGGCAATATCGCAATTATCCACTGATGGCAGTAGCTAGCGATCGCTTGATTGCTGCTTATCTCGAAGTCCCTAACTTTTATCGCATTGAGGAATTGTTGCAAAATCGTTCTAGCTTGGCTTTGGTCATGGGCGATCGCGAAACAGCAGCGATCGTGCAGCGATATTTGGGTGATTTGTACTTATCTTTTGGAAATCTGCCAAAATCACGCGCTGCTTACCAAGAGTCCTATGATTTTGCTGCTATGCTAGAAGATACCTCTAGCTTGCAACTGCGAGAAGCATATTACAAATTGCAGACACTAGAAAGATTGTAAGTTTTGCGAGGTAGTGCAACGCACTACCTCGGATTGAATATAAAAGCGCTTTTTATTTAAAAATTTAGTAAAAACCTTAAACTTGCCATGCCAGCGATCGTCATTCCGCGTCGGTTAGATGTAGCTGCTCCTGATCATTCTCTCAATGATCTAGCTACAAAAGTGCCAGTATCCACTGCGCCTACTCAACATATTCTTCCCAACGGGATCAAGATTATTGCCGAACAGGTTCCTGTTGATGCGGTCAACCTTAGCATTTGGGTTGATGTTGGCTCTGCTGTTGAGAGCGATGACATCAACGGTATGGCGCATTTCCTAGAACATATGGTGTTTAAAGGTAGCGAGCGCCTTGGTCTAGGAGAATTTGAACAGGCGATCGAGTCTCATGGTGGTAACACAAATGCGGCAACTAGTCAGGACTATACACATTTTTATATCAATGTTGCGCCCAAGGACTTTGCCAAGCTTGCGCCATTGCAATTAGATATCGTGCTGAAGGCAAGCATTCCTGATGAAGAGTTCCAGCGCGAACGTCATGTGGTGTTAGAAGAAATTCGTCGCAGTGAAGACAATCCTGATCGCCGTATTTATCGGCATATTTCCGAGTTGGTATATGAGCAGCTACCCTATCGTCGTGCTGTACTTGGCCCCGTAGATGTGATTGAAAATGTCACTTCTGAGCAAATGCGATCGTTTCATCGTCAATGGTATGCGCCGCAAAATATGACGATCGCCGTTGTTGGAAATTTACCTGTCAGCGAGATGATCGGTGTGATTGCAGATTATTTTGAGCAGCAAAATGATGAGAAGATGATCGGCGATAAGCCTACACCACAATCCTTTACCCCAGAAAAGCCTTTTGAGTCTATTGTGCGGCGAGAAGTGACCGATCCAAGTCTCAAGCAAGCGCGGCTGAGTATGAGTTGGCGCGTCTCCAGTTTGCGAGACTTATCGGAAACTTATCCCCTGAGTATTTTGGCAAATATTCTTGGCAGTGGGCGTACTTCGCGCCTAGTGCAAGACCTGAGAGAAAATCGGCGCATTGTCGATCGCATTTCAGTGAACAATTCGGCGATGCGTTGGCAAGGCACATTCCAAGTATTTGCCAAGTTGAACGTAGAAGATGTTGCGATCGTCGAGCAAGCAATTCGTGAACATATTCTCAAATTGCATGAAACGCCTGTCACCGATGAGGAGTTGGCGAAAATTCGCACTCAAGTTAGCAATCGCTTTATCTTTGGTAATGAATCACCGAAGGAACGTGCTGGTATTTATGGCTATTACGATCGCATTATCGGGTCGCTAGAGCCAGCTTTAAATTATCCCGATTTGATTAAAGCAATTACCAAAGAGGACATCCAAGCCGCCGTTCGCAAATATCTCAATCCTGATGCTT
Coding sequences within it:
- a CDS encoding pitrilysin family protein, encoding MPAIVIPRRLDVAAPDHSLNDLATKVPVSTAPTQHILPNGIKIIAEQVPVDAVNLSIWVDVGSAVESDDINGMAHFLEHMVFKGSERLGLGEFEQAIESHGGNTNAATSQDYTHFYINVAPKDFAKLAPLQLDIVLKASIPDEEFQRERHVVLEEIRRSEDNPDRRIYRHISELVYEQLPYRRAVLGPVDVIENVTSEQMRSFHRQWYAPQNMTIAVVGNLPVSEMIGVIADYFEQQNDEKMIGDKPTPQSFTPEKPFESIVRREVTDPSLKQARLSMSWRVSSLRDLSETYPLSILANILGSGRTSRLVQDLRENRRIVDRISVNNSAMRWQGTFQVFAKLNVEDVAIVEQAIREHILKLHETPVTDEELAKIRTQVSNRFIFGNESPKERAGIYGYYDRIIGSLEPALNYPDLIKAITKEDIQAAVRKYLNPDAYGILIVKP